The stretch of DNA GCGCCACTATGCTCATGTTGACTGTCCGGGTCACGCCGATTATGTGAAGAACATGATTACGGGTGCGGCGCAGATGGATGGGGCGGTATTGGTGGTGAGTGCGGCGGATGGTCCGATGCCACAGACGCGGGAGCATATTCTTCTGGCTCGTCAGGTTGGGGTTCCGTATATCATTGTTTATATGAACAAGGTTGACATGGTTGATGATCCGGAGCTTTTGGATTTGGT from Candidatus Zixiibacteriota bacterium encodes:
- a CDS encoding GTP-binding protein; translated protein: MAKEKFVRTKLHVNVGTIGHVDHGKTTLTAAITMILNRRGLSSVRTFDSIDNAPEERERGITIATAHVEYETEKRHYAHVDCPGHADYVKNMITGAAQMDGAVLVVSAADGPMPQTREHILLARQVGVPYIIVYMNKVDMVDDPELLDLV